GGCCGACATCTTTTTCATACATGCATTGTACCCCTGTAGGTATTTGGGCTGAAATGCTAGGTCACAAACTGACTTATCTAACAGCTGTTGATTGCCGATTCTCTGAAAGTGAATACACCATCAACAGTGTCCCATTTTCATAATAAAACCAAGCTGAATGGGTATGCCCACATCAAGCGCTAATAAGTCTGTGTACTAGGTTTCTATATGTCATGTGAAAATGGTGTACATGAACAGCTAATACTGTCACAAGATTAAAAGAGGAATCTATCAACATGTTTAGAAAGAGTTTAAACAAGCCACTGTGCAAAGGCTGACGAACTTAGCATGAGCAAATCATGTATTTAATGGccccatatttttttattttagaccTTGCTCTCAACAGAAATGGCTttgaaatgagggaaaaaaacagggaGAGCAGTTCTGGCAGAATCTAGGGAGCTGGCTGCAACAGATGGGGTGGTGGCTAATAGCCTGAATCTGGACCAGCCTGCCACCAACCCCCAGAGACAGGGCAATCCCTGCTCGGGATTCAACACTAACTAGCAGAAAACTGACAGACAAAACAGCTTTCCTCTCTGGGCCTGCTGTGCATTTAATTCACATCTCACCTATGATCGCAGGCTTTTCACGAATGTGTCAGATGATGGAGACTTTTAGTCATTACATCCACTGACAACTACAAATATTCAGTCCCTGGCACCAGCATTCAGctgtttatttaacaaaaaaaaaactcggtCCAAAAGATTGTTAGTTATTTTAGGGTCTATTGGTATACTTTATCACTGGCTGAAATCAGGACACATTATAAACTTTGGTGTGGTCTTGTCCTGAAAGGACAGATCAAAATTAGACAAACCTCTCTGTCATGTTTGTCTGCCCCCCCAGTAGAGAAGTtgaacaaatgcacaggacaggCAGGAGAAAACTCAcatcaacacagagaagagTTGTCTAACAAGCAGCCACTCCATTTCTGTCTACTCATCTGTTATCTTTCCAAACAAAGCTTAAGTGAGTGCATTGTAATCCCATTTTCTTCCTGAATACATTATGCAGTACCTCCGTAATAAGCACAACGTTAGCATGCTTCAGTCATTACATCATGTTTGTCTTCATGCTGTCATTATCTTTGAACAACGTTACATTATACATAATCTGAATGACTTGAAGTGAAGAATGCCCATCGTCACTCATTATTTACATCTGCAAGCCAGCAGGATAAAGACCTTGGGACACACCTGTCTTTGGGTTTATCAACGCATTGCAAGGCAAATATCGAGACAACCGGTTCAGAAATGTACCTTAAGATAATTAATGGTTTCCCTCACAACTAATATGATAGCTCATTAAATATGTCATACCTAAAAATGGATCACATGAGCCAATATTACAGATAGGGTGAAAACAACTAGTTAACTAGATTTATGGGGGTTAAGTTTCACTCCAGCATTAACTGCTTATCAAAGCCGGGAAACAGCAGTGTTAGCCGCTGCGCTAGCTATAAGCTAACGCTAATGTCGCTATTAGCTCACCAACATTAGTAAGCTAACTTGCTTGGTTAGCTAGCTTGgctaatcaaaaaaaaaaatcttgtcaaAATAAATCCTTTAGGTTGTGAGATGTTcaattgttcatttgtttgtgtgcttAGTTCAATTCATACTGATGGCATGTGCTGTTAACAAACGATATCAATTTGCAGCTAAAGGCAAACATCTCTTGAATCCGCATAGACACTCGCTAACAATGGTAAGCGCCCATTCAAACCCTAAGGCCATGATGAAACTCTCCGCCCTGACAGCAAGACCACCGTCTTGCTGTGCTAACGCTACTAACGCTAACGTGAACGTTACGCTCTGCGGCCGGGAACAACGGTTGCTATATTCAACAGCACCGCAGCAACAAAGATCCCTAAACAACTTACACAGTgcgacaaaaaaaatatcagACAGAGTGAAACTTACCATCACTCCGCTTTATCTCCACGTAAGTACCAACGACTATCTTCCCAAACGCAGACGCCATTCTACATCacttaaaaaggaaaataacaaaTACAGGACAACAGACTTGTGATAAGCCGGGTAAATGCAGCCTCTTCGGCAGTCTTTGGTTTGGGAGGAAGATGCGGGCAACAGAAAGAGGTAGCATTACGTAGCAACGAAGACTAACAAAGTATTTCCGGTCTGGGATTTTCAAAATACAGTGAGAAACGACACTATCAAGTTAGTGTGAACCAAGGCTGCCCGTGAACCAATATAAAAGAACATTAAGTGCAAACATGTCACAATGCATATATACTGACTGCAAATTCACTTAATTTTGTATATAAACAATAATTTAATCCTGTTCCCGCAAAGGCTTTTCTCATTGAAAGAACTCAGGCACCTGTGTATTTGTTATGTTTATGAAAGTAGTACTGTTTCATAGAAACAACAGTTACCCGTAAATGTTCAATCAAAATGATTGAGAGGTCAAGTCTACACCTTTTACTCCATTAGGTTAATCCCGAAGTCATAAACTCTGACTTTTCTGCTTGTCTGATTTAACTGGGAAAATAGGACACTTGAAACGGAAGTTTTATTACATAAGATTCCGGATAGTGGCCCAGAGAGCTTACTGCACAGCAAAGAACCACGGCAGGAATGGTGCCGCCCTTGCGGCAGGCAGCCTGCAGGTCTTTCTTTACATCTTCTTGAAATTTTCTTCTGAGCTTTTTTCTGCAAAAACACAGATTCCTGAAACAGATGGTGTAATTCTGGCGCCTCTACACCCCAggtgtccatgttgtctactgagagagctcacctgtgttacctgccGACGCTGCgcgtgacatcatcagctaactTGTTTCCAAGCAACGGAAACAACACCCGAACCAATTGATGGCAACCTATGAAGATTTCTACCAcatcttcctctctgctccacttGAACTttgtacatgtttttttttagctgatttatcttttattttgtagtatttctGTAACAATAGCATAACTTTAATCATCATTAATATCGCAGCAATGAAATTCTTAGTAAAGTATTAATAGGAATTAATAAAGCATTATTGaagtgaattcaattcaatttaatctGGCTATACATACACGATATACACAGAGAAATACAAAAGTAAAAGCATGCAGATTAAGTAAAAATGAATTACAGAAACTCTGGAATCCAAAACATCAGCAActaaagggacataaaacatcAGAATAACTCAGTATCACAATTACTTCAGGTATAAAACGGGCAGAATAGTCCGTCGTgacatgcacagacacatgtGCCTTCCTCCAAGTAATGTAAAATGTCTTTGAATATCATAAAGAAACTAGTTACATCATATTTAGGTGACTCTGGAGATTAATTCATGCAGAGGGAGCAGTATATTTGAACACCTCTTCAATTTCAGAAAAGGTGTTTTAGACAGATAAATAGAATAGGTCttgaaagcaaataaaaataacttCTGATACTCTTTGAAGAATTTATTGCCGGTGTGAAGACAATAAGAGATATATGTGGGAGGACAGAGCAGATCATCCAGTTCAAAAATACACTCTGCAGTGGTGTATAAGCATTTTGAGGTTTGTGATAAACCCAAGCACACTACAGTAGACAGAatcaaaacacttcaaaagtGCACGTATATTCTCTTCAAACACAATGCACGGACATTAAACTTGCTCCTCTACTGCAGGTCAAACAGGTCACTGAAATGGTTCAAAAAGCTGTAGTGTGAAAGATGAAAGGTTAACTTCATAAACTGATTAAACATGTTGTGTCTGAatagacatggaagtggtttcAGCGAGTCTCCCTCTGACCTTGAAAGAATGGTATGACTTGACTCTAAAGTGTTATCAAAGCCGAGCAttttaaaatccaaaatatgAAACACTGTTTTATTTGCGTTGTGACTAATGTAACATCACATAATAATTAAAGTGTTAATTATTGTTCAAACTGAgcaattttacatttttgtacaTGTAATTTGCTCCTTGAAAAGTAAAGTTTTCTGGAAGTGTTCACATTGTGTTACTTTAATTCATATAGGGAGACTGGGGTAAGTTGAGCCAAAGGGTAAGTTGAGCCACGCCTTGTTGCTAGGAaacggtaaaaaaaaattatcatgTGACCAAGGCATCATTTCATGGAGTCTGTGAAGGTAAGAACCATATGGATAAAGTggttagacatttatttataaagaaacatttttcaCTCTTGAAAGTGAATTTAGTCTATCATGAGTTCCATGATAATTGTGTTTAGACCAAAATAGATCATTTTAGATTTGTTTATACATCAATTGTGGTATCTTTGAGCTACAACCTGAGGTCATGAACTTAGCATAGAAGTGCACCATTTTAGCTATGGGGACTAATAAAGTCAAAATGGTAGCTCTGGGGTAAGTTGAGCCATTTGGCCAGGGGTAAGTTGAGCCAACATTTAATAAGTGTATTTTGTCTGTAGCTTATATGTCTTAATTATTAAATCAAGATTCTGCATTTGTATGAGTACAGAGTGGGCATCATGCCTTAAGTATATAAGCGCAAAACAAGCAGGGGAATCACCACTAATGTTCTTGAAAGAGCCACCAGTAAAGTGAGAGAATGGTAGTCTATTAGCAGCAGCAAAAGATGCCAATATAGACAGAATGACACCGAAGAGGTAcattgacaaaaaagaaaatgtacctTTGAAAAAGGATTCTCTCAGATGGCATGGATTGCCCTGATGTGGTGATCCAATATGAGAAATGGCTCATCTTACCCCAGTCTCCCTATATTCTGATTACTCCCTCATTTACACCATCATTTGTCATACTACAAATATTTCTGGATGGACGATGCTACAACAACACGTACATGCTATATTTTCGACCAATGTCAACAATCCCAAATAGGATGAAgcaggtacagaaaatggaaaaTGGGTGGATAGGTAATACCCCCTAGTGGCAATAAGGCTTTAATACTCCATATTTGTTGTGTCTTAGAGGGCTAGAACTCCTCTCTCTTTCCTTGAATACTTAAGTTTGTTACAAGCATATTTAAATTAGATTTAGTTCAGTTGATTCATATTAAGACAATTCACAACATAAGCCAACTTTTTCACTCTAATTTACAAAGAGAgtgaaaaaagttaaattcaagTCTAATTAAATACAAACAATGGGATACTGCTTTAATCCAGTGAAGTCAAAGTCAGTTCTGTTAAAGTCAGCATGAGTACTGATGTCAGTTAATCAAAAAGGTCCAGCTAAGAAATCTGAAAGATTGCATCAAATCTTCAGTTTAATCTAATCCTCCATGCTGAGCACATAAAGGGCGGCTGGtgaaagtgaagaagaaaaaactccGCTTTAACGGGAAGACACCTTCAGCAGATTCAGGCTCAGCGAGGGCAGCTCCCTGCTTTGAGCAGTTGTGAAGTGAGAAACCACGAGAGACTTTGTTGAGCTGCCACTTGATACAAAGCACAAATGTTGGTTTCAAATGTTttcaaagaaaacttaaaaaaaaataggatgTAACATTACAGTTAACAtgaaagctaacaataagctacaaaGTAGGAAACCCACTAGTCAGGCTCCGTCAGAGGTCACAGGGATGACAGTGTAGAAATAGAGTGCAGACATAGACGGAAGTAAAAAGTGTAGTGGGGGGGTAGGGAAGTATAGGGTAGGAGATGATCTCTGAAACACTTTCATCGGGCGAGAAGAGGGGTACACCCAGGACAGATCACTATTCAGATAAAAACAGGCAAAACACaagtaaaaattttaaaaataaatagataaataaatgaaaaataagcacaaaaactgaaaaaaaagcataaaaagcaATCTTCCTTCTACTCAAGCCAAACCTGATTTAACTTAAGTCACAATTAGAACCTACCACCTGTAGATGGTGACCTCTAAAGTaatatattttgaaaaaaaaataagaatgtaCGGTTTTTCATTTGAACCAACTCCAACGGATGACAACTATTAAAGAAACAAACTGAACCAGCATGTCACTAAAGCTTGTGCCATTTATTAATCTGTGTGTTATATCAGACTATGAGAAAGCCTGGGCACACATAAAATGCTTTGATCGTTTAtagaaacagaacaaaaaggAGAAAGGTAACCTGGAAATTTAACATGGCAAAcatacacattttcttttctttaacaaaGAACGACAAAACAAGACCCATAATGTAAAGGTGCAGCCTCCACAAAGGTGTTTGCTTCTTTTGCCTGACAGGTGTGTTCAGGGTACCTGAGGTAAGAGACAGACTATAACTGTCAGTAACAGCAGTGAAGAACAGAAATGTGCATACATGAAAATATTCATTAGGCGACATTTGCACATCATATCTGAGGAAAAAGAAAGTTAATATCAGACACATATGTTGTCTCGCAGTCATAACATATACATGCCACCCAAATAATACTAAAAGGGTTTTACGTTGTTATGATAGAGATtcaaaaagagacaaagagcAAAATATCCCTCTGTGAAACATGTCGACCTGCATGTAGCAGTTTACAAAGTAATGTATGTTATTGTGGCATCTTTCTGCGCTGAATAAGCAGAAGTGAGAAACAACTTGAGCAGTCAAATGGTTCTCCACAGTTAGGTATCTATTTCAACCTCTGCTCTTTCCTCGAACAAGTTGAATGTTTAAATCAAACTCCGGATGTGTGAGATCATATTCTTTCTAGAAGCTACCAGTTTCTTGTGGTCCTACAGttgtcagccccccccccccacatcaGTGTGTCTACACACCCTCTCTTTAAACCCACCTCCCAGCACATCTTGCATTTGCTGGTGAGTTCTCAGCTGTCTGTGTCCTAAATAGACCTTATCAGGAGCAGACCATCTTTGAGGGGTCACTCAAACTTAACCTACCGTATTTCAAAAAAATGTTGCACATAAAGTCTTGAATAATTCACTAACCCTGAAATGATATTTGTTGCAACCCAAGCAGAAATGATTTCTTATAATCTATAGTGCAAAGCTAttttttagggggggggggggggttagttATATTAGAAGGAACCCTTTAATGTCACAGTTGGTCCACCATAGCTCTGTCCCACCTCATTGAGATCCACTATAAATATAAACTGAGGTGTTAGTGGGGGGGgttacaaaagacaaaaaaggtcTGTTGATAGCACTGGAGGCACTGAGTGACTGGAGGTCCAGATTATCTACGCAGGACAACAATTTAAACGACACAAAGAAGAAGAGGGGGGTAAAACAAGACGCACAACATTAAGGTACAGTACAGCCTCCACAAAGATATTGTTTCATTTGCTTGACAGGTGTGCTGGGGGTACTTGGAGTAAGGAGACAGACAATGCCTTTCAGAGAAGCAGGAGTAGGTCTGTCAATTGGTGGCATTTGTTGTAAGTCTCAGACTGGTGTATGAGACCATGCCCAAATAAGGTTTGAGAGGAGGCCATTTAAAGTTAGAGATAGCACATGCATGGCCATTTGCCACAGGAGACCCTGGTTGGCAGGACTGTGCTTTGCAACGGTGAGCATTAAAACAAGAAAATTTATTTTCTATGGCTTTAGTGACAGATTGTGGTTACTTGGCTCCAGTGGGAATATGAAATAAGTAAGTCTATACAGGTCCATTATTGTATTCTAATGTTGTACATTGTagtgacaaaaaaaagcataaCACATGttcagcagattttttttaaaacccactGGCTTCTTTGAAATATTTTTGTCCTTTTCCAGAAATCTTAGTCCATACACAAAATATATAGCTTTGCTTTGCTGTCTTTACTGCAGCAGATTTAACTGATTAGTTAAACTAAAATCCTTCAATTATTATCACTGTTGTGTTACACAGAGTGATGAAACATAGGGATAGCCTGTTTAGGGTTGGATTTTACATGCTAAACCAACATGCTATGTGATCTGTAAATTCTACTTGTTTTAACTAATAACCCACTTTCCTGCCAGATGGGAGACCCAGTCCAGTTAAAAGATGAGGGAAACAAACACTTTCAGGAAGAAAATATTGACAAGGCCATTGAATGCTACACCAGTGCCATTAAGGTGTGCAAGGACAACAAACTCCTGGCTGTGATCCACAGGAACAGATCTGCATGCTACCTAAAAAAGGTAAGCTGCTTAGAAACAAACACGTGCTTACACCAAGCAGATTACATTTGAAACTTAAATAGACAAATTTAGACATTTTTTCCAATGTTTTTTACAGGAAAGTTATGCCAATGCAGCATCTGATGCATCCAAAGGTAGATTGTTCATTAAGAAATGacaacagctgtaaacaaacgTTCAGTAGGAACAATACCACGCAAATAGATAACTACGAACATAACCCAATAGTCCCAAGTtcaatatgactttttttttcactctttcaTAGCAATTGATGTCGATGCAGCAGATATTAAAGCTTTGTATCGCCGCTGCCAAGCTCTGGAGAAGCTAGGCAAACTTGACATGGCCTTCAAAGATGTTCAGAGATGCGCCACCATCGAACCAAAGAACAAGACCTTCCTGGAGACTCTCCGCAGGCTGGGAGCAGAAATTCAGGCCAAGGTCAGCTAAGGAGTAGATACATTGAAACAGCATTTGACAATGAGATCTGCATGAAAGCTGATGAAAATTTAGCTGATTTATAGTTTATTTTGATCACTTTCTTTGTggacacaaaaaagaaagaagacggTGGCATGTCAACATCACTTACGGTACAAGTTTTATTTACAAGATACTTCCTTTCTTTGTTCAGCTCAAGACGTCCTTCTCCACTGACTCAAGAGTGCAGAACATGTTTGACATTCTCCTCGATGAAGAAATGGACAAGGACACAAAGGAAAAAGTATGTATCATCAGCTTTTTGCAACAGAAAAAGGGGACTGAACTAAATTCCCCTTCTTATTATTTGTTAGCTTGCTGTGGAGAGGATACAGTAATGGAAGGTTTTGATGCAGCTGTgcttcattttttatttcaagGCTGCCAACAACTTGATTGTGCTGTCAAGAGAAGACGCTGGAGCAGAGAGACTCTTCCAGAATAATGGTGTGCCCCTGCTACTCGACATGATAGGGACGGGTAAACTAGAAATGGTCCTGGCTGCTGTCCGTACTCTGTCAGGAATGTGTACGGGACACAAAGCTCGGGTGAGTCAAGAGGCAGTCAAAGTGAAGGGAGAGATTCAAGAGCAGTTTAAACAAATACAGCCTTCAAATACAAGAGACTTCTAATTCATTTAGTATTTTCCTCACAGAATTGAATTTCACTCTTTCTAAACAGGCCATGGCTATTGTTAACATGGTGGGTGTTGATAAGATCTGCAGTATCATGGCACTTGACAACGAGGAAATCGCACTGGCAACCTGCAACCTCTTTCAGTGTATCAATGATTCTCTAACTGGCGCAGATTCAAGAGAATATGGGAAAGAAGCATCCTTGGTTTTGGGTGAGAAAGGATAAGCACTTGTCTAACTTTATTATATGATGGACATTTTTACCAAGCATTCAGCCTTAATCCTGGACAAAATCCAACAtaaccaaagtcatattttaaaGACTAAGACAAATATGTTTAGCTTGGTGTCTCTCTACAGATACATCTAAAGACCTGAAAACTATTCTACTTGCTCTGCTGGAGATGATTGCCAATGCAAAGGTGTCTGGTCATGGCAGAGACCAGGCACTGAACCTCCTGACCAGGAATGTACCTCGCAAAGACAAGAAAGATAAAGACCACTCCAGGACCCTCTTCACTATTGATCATGGTGAGCCAGAGACAGCTCCATCAGGTGACTTTTACCATCTGCTGCTGCCACTCAGATTCCCTGACGTCATGTATGTGTTCTTCAGGTCTAAAGAAGATCCTCAAAGTATGTGGTCAGGTTTCCGAACTGCCAGACCAGTTGCTCATGACAGATAACACACAGCTGATTGCTAGCGTGCTCCTCAATAAGCTTTATGACGACCTCAAATGTGACCCAGAGAGAGACAACTTCAGGGACATTTGTGATGAATACGTCAAGTACGTTCTTACAAAAAGAGACCCACAATTTACTAGGGAGGCAATAAAGACCTTCTCAAAATAGACATCAAATGAACCTGTAATCACACCTAATTTTTCCTTTATCACGTTCTCCACTTCCTTCCCACAGATCAAAAATTGACCCCAACAACATGGACAAGACCCTTCATGCTATCAACACCATCTCAGGGCTCTTGCAGGGTCCTTTTGACGTCGGTAATACTCTGGTGGGACGGCAAGGCATCATGGAGATGATGGTTGCGCTGTGTGGCTCTGAACGTGAGGTGGACCAGATGGTTGCTGTGGAGGCCCTGATCCATTCTTCCACAAAGATGAGCCGGGCCAGCTTCATTATTACAAATGGCGTGTCACTGCTCAAGGACATCTACAAGAAGACAAAGAATGAGAAGATCAAAATTCGTGCACTGGTGGTGAGTTTGCCAAGAATGAGACAGAGTAAAGATTTATGTCAACACAAAAAAGAGATCAAAAGGGATTCTTACCTCAGTCCAAGAAGTGTTACAGTGACATAATCTCTGAAAATATCAGTGTCACAGGTGTGATCTGTATGCTTACTTGTGTTCTTGACAGGGTCTCTGTAAACTGGGTTCAGCTGGAGGTGATGATTATGGTTTAAGGCAGTTTGCTGAGGGCTCCACAGAGAAGCTGGCCAAGCAGTGCAGAAAGTGAGTGCTCCAACACCAGTGGTTAAAATGACTTCCTGATTCAAACTGGTTATTATCCATaaccacagaaaaaaatatcACTTCAAGGAAATATTTGTAAAATCTGTTAGTAACACAAGCAACATTATGTGCTAAAC
This Odontesthes bonariensis isolate fOdoBon6 chromosome 6, fOdoBon6.hap1, whole genome shotgun sequence DNA region includes the following protein-coding sequences:
- the LOC142382359 gene encoding protein unc-45 homolog B-like isoform X1; this encodes MAICHRRPWLAGLCFATMGDPVQLKDEGNKHFQEENIDKAIECYTSAIKVCKDNKLLAVIHRNRSACYLKKESYANAASDASKAIDVDAADIKALYRRCQALEKLGKLDMAFKDVQRCATIEPKNKTFLETLRRLGAEIQAKLKTSFSTDSRVQNMFDILLDEEMDKDTKEKAANNLIVLSREDAGAERLFQNNGVPLLLDMIGTGKLEMVLAAVRTLSGMCTGHKARAMAIVNMVGVDKICSIMALDNEEIALATCNLFQCINDSLTGADSREYGKEASLVLDTSKDLKTILLALLEMIANAKVSGHGRDQALNLLTRNVPRKDKKDKDHSRTLFTIDHGLKKILKVCGQVSELPDQLLMTDNTQLIASVLLNKLYDDLKCDPERDNFRDICDEYVKSKIDPNNMDKTLHAINTISGLLQGPFDVGNTLVGRQGIMEMMVALCGSEREVDQMVAVEALIHSSTKMSRASFIITNGVSLLKDIYKKTKNEKIKIRALVGLCKLGSAGGDDYGLRQFAEGSTEKLAKQCRKWLCNPQIDTKTRKWAIEGLAYLTNDADVKDDFVEDELAMKAMFELAKSRDKTILYAVACTLVNCTNCYEKKEIIPELVQLAKFSKQHVPEQHPKDKKDFIDRRVKRLLNAGVISALAVMVKADNSILTDQTREMLARVFLALSDDPKDRGTIVAQGGGKALIPLGLEGTDAGKVKASHVLAKIAAVSNPEIAFPGERMYEVVRPLVRLLHTDRDGSQNFEALKGLTNLAAYSEKLRVKIVKEKALPEIENHMFEENEKIRLAATECMCNLVSCKEVQERYLEDGNDKLKLLVLLCGEDDDSLQIAAAGALAMLTAAQKKLCFKMSQVTAQWLEILQRLCLHTNPRVQHRGIVIVYNMLNSDNNELAKKLIESEILEILTVVGKAADNPKRQEPIEAARSCLITAMDLGLIKPLTSSS
- the LOC142382359 gene encoding protein unc-45 homolog B-like isoform X3 produces the protein MAICHRRPWLAGLCFATMGDPVQLKDEGNKHFQEENIDKAIECYTSAIKVCKDNKLLAVIHRNRSACYLKKESYANAASDASKAIDVDAADIKALYRRCQALEKLGKLDMAFKDVQRCATIEPKNKTFLETLRRLGAEIQAKLKTSFSTDSRVQNMFDILLDEEMDKDTKEKAANNLIVLSREDAGAERLFQNNGVPLLLDMIGTGKLEMVLAAVRTLSGMCTGHKARAMAIVNMVGVDKICSIMALDNEEIALATCNLFQCINDSLTGADSREYGKEASLVLDTSKDLKTILLALLEMIANAKVSGHGRDQALNLLTRNVPRKDKKDKDHSRTLFTIDHGLKKILKVCGQVSELPDQLLMTDNTQLIASVLLNKLYDDLKCDPERDNFRDICDEYVKSKIDPNNMDKTLHAINTISGLLQGPFDVGNTLVGRQGIMEMMVALCGSEREVDQMVAVEALIHSSTKMSRASFIITNGVSLLKDIYKKTKNEKIKIRALVGLCKLGSAGGDDYGLRQFAEGSTEKLAKQCRKWLCNPQIDTKTRKWAIEGLAYLTNDADVKDDFVEDELAMKAMFELAKSRDKTILYAVACTLVNCTNCYEKKEIIPELVQLAKFSKQHVPEQHPKDKKDFIDRRVKRLLNAGVISALAVMVKADNSILTDQTREMLARVFLALSDDPKDRGTIVAQGGGKALIPLGLEGTDAGKVKASHVLAKIAAVSNPEIAFPDVRGGAAFSQTSSHRQRWITELRSSERPHQLGCLQRKTKSKDCEREGFTRD
- the LOC142382359 gene encoding protein unc-45 homolog B-like isoform X2, producing the protein MGDPVQLKDEGNKHFQEENIDKAIECYTSAIKVCKDNKLLAVIHRNRSACYLKKESYANAASDASKAIDVDAADIKALYRRCQALEKLGKLDMAFKDVQRCATIEPKNKTFLETLRRLGAEIQAKLKTSFSTDSRVQNMFDILLDEEMDKDTKEKAANNLIVLSREDAGAERLFQNNGVPLLLDMIGTGKLEMVLAAVRTLSGMCTGHKARAMAIVNMVGVDKICSIMALDNEEIALATCNLFQCINDSLTGADSREYGKEASLVLDTSKDLKTILLALLEMIANAKVSGHGRDQALNLLTRNVPRKDKKDKDHSRTLFTIDHGLKKILKVCGQVSELPDQLLMTDNTQLIASVLLNKLYDDLKCDPERDNFRDICDEYVKSKIDPNNMDKTLHAINTISGLLQGPFDVGNTLVGRQGIMEMMVALCGSEREVDQMVAVEALIHSSTKMSRASFIITNGVSLLKDIYKKTKNEKIKIRALVGLCKLGSAGGDDYGLRQFAEGSTEKLAKQCRKWLCNPQIDTKTRKWAIEGLAYLTNDADVKDDFVEDELAMKAMFELAKSRDKTILYAVACTLVNCTNCYEKKEIIPELVQLAKFSKQHVPEQHPKDKKDFIDRRVKRLLNAGVISALAVMVKADNSILTDQTREMLARVFLALSDDPKDRGTIVAQGGGKALIPLGLEGTDAGKVKASHVLAKIAAVSNPEIAFPGERMYEVVRPLVRLLHTDRDGSQNFEALKGLTNLAAYSEKLRVKIVKEKALPEIENHMFEENEKIRLAATECMCNLVSCKEVQERYLEDGNDKLKLLVLLCGEDDDSLQIAAAGALAMLTAAQKKLCFKMSQVTAQWLEILQRLCLHTNPRVQHRGIVIVYNMLNSDNNELAKKLIESEILEILTVVGKAADNPKRQEPIEAARSCLITAMDLGLIKPLTSSS